Genomic segment of Paenibacillus sp. FSL R5-0623:
GCGTCTCAATTCAGGGTAATCAATCGAAAATGTAATTCCAGCTTCTTCCCCGTCGGTAAGAATATCATCCATCAAATTCATAAATGTTTCTTTCCATGTTGAATAACACTGTTTTTGCTCCGAGAAATATCCAAACTTCTCGCCCTTGATTTCATTAATTCGACGATTGTACCGACCCAGCTGGTGTTCAATGGCCTCCTGCTCATCCGCAGAATATTGATCCTTGACCTGATTATAGGGTGTTCCAGACATGTACTCCATGATAAAATAACGTGCTGAAGCCATGGTTAACGAGTCATCATAAGCCAGCACTTGAGGTACGGGAACATCCTGTAGCTCCGTGATGAGGCGTAGTGCCTCAACCTCAGCAATCATGAGATCCTGTTCACAGCGCATCAGATTTGTCGAAGCCGACGGTGCAATTTTGAGTACCACTCGCTGTGCGTCACTCAGTGTAATGAGATATGCATGATTGGCCCAGCCATCCACCATTTCCTTGTAGTCCTGTATGCTTGCAGAGAAATGCTGCCCTATTATGGCATTCAACTGTTCTGACGTAAGTCTTGTTTTATATGTACTTTCCATTTCTACACCTCACATTGACAATTGATTTATTTTCTCAGAAAACGCTTTCTATCCGACTATTATCGCCTCGTTTATTATAACTGGCAATACTTTTTGTCACGTCGTTATGTCTTTCCTAGCATTCCCTTTCCCAATTACAGAATATTGCTATTCATTCTCCATAAAAAATCAAACAAAAAACTGCCCTTATGCACCATACATAAGGACAGTTGTCATCTTTCGCTCTTACTTCACAGCCACGTAGAACAAGCGCTGTGCGCTGTCTCCAGCTTCTTTCCATTCAAAATCCGCATATACCTTCACGTCTCTAAAACCGGCCTTGGATAACTCTAGCTTCATCCAGTCCGGATTATACGCGCGCTGGACATGAACTTCTTCAAACCGCTGATACATATCCTTGTTACCATCATCCACACGCGAAAAAATACTGAGATGATGTTCGATCTCACAGCGATCCTGATCCAGATCACAAGTCCAAATATACGACACGGAGCGCTCATCCAGTACAAAAGGCTGCTCCTCATCATAACGAATAAGGGTATTGGGATGATGCACATCAAACAGGAACGTTCCATCAGGCTTCAGCATCTCATATGTCCGCTGGAATGTTCGAATGACATCTTCTTGTTCGAGCAAATAATTGACACAATCACAGAAAGATATCACCGAATCCACAGGTTCCGGAACTCGCCATTCCCGCATATCCTGCTGCACCCAACGTACACTGCCCTCGCGATACAAGCGATGACCCTGAGGTGTTGCCTCCATCTTGCTGCGCGCAACCGACAGCATATCTGCTGAGAGGTCAATGCCTGTAACTTCAAAACCGGAGTTCACGAGCGGGATCGTAATGGAGCCCGTTCCACAGCCAAGTTCAGCGACACTTTTGGGCATTCCATGCTTTTCCCATGCTGTTCTTGCAAACCTTATCCAGTCCGGATAAGGCATATCTTCCATTAATTCATCATACACATAGGCAAATTTCCGGTAAGACATGTCAGGCACCGCACTTTCAATTTCATTTTCCAATCCTGATCTATATAAGTTGAACTAAAGAATATTTACACTGGACACTCCAATGACAGAACAACCTTCCGATCACTGTTATCCCCAGATTTTTTTGATTCCTTTTATAAAGGATTAAATCCGGGGATAAAGGCGAACGCTACGCTTCTTCAGGTTCTTTCTGTCCTCTCCGTTTCGTGTAAATGTTTAGTTCAATTTATATAACAAAAGTAAAGACAGGGGTATCCGGTGTTTACCCAGCCTATCCCTGCCTTATCCGAGTTCCATATTACAACTATTTAATCAGGAAGATTACTTGTCTTCACTTTGATCTGCAGGAGCAGATTCGGACAGATACGTCCAGCTTTCCTTTTGAACCACCAGTCCATCCTTCATCAATTTGCCCAAGGCACGCTTGAACGCAGACTTACTGATGCCAAAGCGCTGCTTGATGATATCCGGCGGAGTTGCATCCGAGTAAGGCATGCCGCCCATTGGACGCTCTTTCATAAAGGCGAGCAGCTTGTCTGCATCTTCGTTACGTCCAACTTGTTTGAGTTGAGTCATGGCCAGATTCACACGTCCGTCTTCACGTACCAGTGTCACCCGACATTTCACTTTTTCACCAAGACGCAGCATATGACTACGTTCGGATGAATGAATCATGCCAATTGCGCCAAAGCCCAGTACACCGCCCTCTACAAGTACAAAAGTACCCATCTGCAGTGGCTTGTATACCGTCGCTTCAACCCACTCGTTTAACCATGAAGTTGGAGCATGGAAAGACAATGGTGAAAGTTCACGTTCCCCGGCCAATTTGGCACGCAGACGTCCTTGTTTGTCATGTTCCATGATTACAAAGACTTCATCCCCCACTTGAGGACGCAGTTCTTCCAGTTCAGGCAGTTCACGAATAGGAAGCAGCAATTGCCGTCCAAGTCCCATTTCCAGGAAACAGCCCAGTCGTGGGTGAACATCAGCCACAACCAGTCGTGCCATTTCGCCGAGCATGAGATAAGGCTTTTTCATCGTTACGGCCAGACGATCTTCTGTATCAAAGAATACAAATACCTCAAGCGTCTCACCAATCTTAATATCCCGCGTTAACTCGGTATAGTGAAGAAGTACATCTTCCGATCCTGTCGTCAAAAAGAAGCCAAACGGAGACACTTCACGTGAAACCGGCAAAGAGACGACTGTTCCAGCAATCAAACTCATACAGTTTCCACCACTTTGGCATCAGACCAGAGTCGTTCAATGTTGTAGTATTCACGCTCGTCGCGGTGGAAGATATGAACAACAACATCGCCCATGTCCATCAGTACCCAACGTGCAGAATCCATACCTTCGATACCTTTGATCGTCGCTCCGGCTGCATGAGCCTGTTTGCGAATTTCAGTGGCAATGGCTTGTACCTGTGTATCGGAATTCCCGTGACAAATAACAAAATAATCCGCCACCAGAGAAACATTAATCAGATCCAATGCTACAATATTGGATGCCTTTTTGTCGTCAGCGGCAGCAACCGCCATATTCATAAGTTCTTTCGATGATACTGTCATGAACCAACCTCCATAATCTATAATTGTGTGTTCAAAAAGATCAGTTTTCAGTACCGAGAAGATGGAATAAAGCTAGAAATGGAGTAGCGGAGCGTAGGATAACTACGTGAGCAACGGACATTTCGGCTGAATTTCATATTCGATGCTGATGATGCCGCTAGGCATCCTTCGTAATCAAGAGTGGACTTTTTGAACAACCTCTATAATCGTGCAATTAAGTCATTCCGCGACAGCATGGTCAAAGGATAAATGACACGTCGTTGCGAGATCAGCAAGCTGATCGTCGAATCGAATCCGGCAATTAAACCTTCCTCCAGACTACGTTCAGCCTGTTCGCGAATGTGTTCCACTCCCGGGAAATCTCGTCCCGGTTCAATGTAATCGGCAAGACATACCACTTTGTCCAGCAAGCTCATGCCTACCCGACCCGAGGTATGCCACCGGATGGCATTAATAACTTCGGAATCCAATACACCGTAATCACGCTCGGCTACAAAAGCACCGACTTCGGAATGCCAGAGCTGCTTGTCATGCTGCAGAAGTTCCTGGTTTAATCCGTTATCGCGTATGACCGCTTCCATCTCCGCTACGGGCCAGTACTTCGCCACATCATGCAATATCGCTGCCAGATCTGCTTTCACAGGATCAGCACCGTATTTATTAGCCAACATCACTGCCGATTCCATCACGCCCAGTGTATGCTTCCAGCGTTTCTCCGGCATTTGTCCGGATACGGCTTGAATCAGTTCCTCACGGCTTAGTCCCATATAAACCGCTCCTTACAATATATTGGTGCACTTCATCAGGAATCATGAAGCGTACCGAATGTCCTTTGGCCAGACGTCTGCGTACGGCTGTCGATGAAATATCGACCAAGGGCATCTCGGCCAGCAGGACCCGATCCTGTAACTCGTCTGGTAAATCATCGAGATGTAACTGGAAGCCCGGCCGACCAACCCCGATAAAGGTTAAGCGTTCTGCAAGCTCTTCAATCTGCTCCCATTTGGGAAGATAGTTCACCATATCCGCCCCGATAATGAAATAGAATTCATGTTCAGGATGGCGACGCCACAGTTCCTTCATCGTATCAATGGTATAAGACACGCCGCCCAATTCCATCTCGATACCCAGCACCTCATATTGCTGCACACCCTTCACAGCCGCTTCCGTCATATCGAGACGTTGCTGTCCCGAAGCTCCGGCTCCGCGTTTGTGAGGTGGAACATGGGAAGGCATGAACCAGATCTCATCCAGTGCATGTGAGTCCCTTGCCGCTTCAGCTGCCAGGAGATGTCCCATGTGGATCGGATCAAACGTACCACCCATGATACCGATCTTCACCCGCGTCACACTCCCTTATCTAGGTAGTTCGATTTGTTTGTTATCGCGAGATTCTTTGTACAGGATGATTGTGTTACCGATGAGTTGTACAAGCTCACTTCCCGTTTCACGGGCAACTTCTTCTGCCATCTCTTTTCTGTCCTCGTCATTGTTGTTCAACACTTGCACTTTCATCAATTCGCGCTTCTCAATCGCATCTTCGATGTGACGGAACAGGTGCTCGTTGGTTCCACCTTTACCAATCTGAAATACAGGGGTCAGGTGATGTGCCTGTGACCGCAAAAAGCGCTTTTGTTTACCGTTTAACATGAATACTCCATACTCCTTATGTTGAGCAGGACCTGATCGACAGCGCAATTTCTGTCCGGACCTGACCATTCAATTATTATTTTCACACTTCAAAACTGTTTAGTACCGCTCGTCTCATCGTCTCCACAGGAGCCGGGATGCCAAGCCAATGTTCAAAGGCCACTGCGCCCTGGTATACAAACATACCCAGACCACCGTGCACCGTGCATCCTCGCATCCGCGACTCTCGAAGCAGACGGGTCTCCAGCGGATTATAGATCAGATCACTCACAGCTGCGCCTTCACGAATTAGTGCGGGATCAACCGGCACGTCATCAACATGAGGATGCATTCCGGCAGCCGTTGTGTTGATCACAATATCAGCCGTAGCCAATACCGTCGCAGCGTCTTCCATGCCACTGCCCGAGATTTCTCCCAAGCCATGGCCCCGTAAATCCGAAGCAAGTGCAACAGCCCTGTCCGCTGTACGATTCAGAATGTGGATCTGCTCAGGCTTCTCCAATGCAAGTGCGTATATAACGCCTCTTGCCGCTCCACCTGCTCCCAGTACAGCAATACGTTTACCCGCAAGCTCAGGCACAGCCTCTTCCTTCAGCGATCGGACATAGCCAATACCATCCGTATTGTACCCTGTCAGTGTTCCACTTTCATTGACGATGGTATTCACCGCACCAATCAGGCGAGCACTTTCATCGATCACATCCAGGTACTGCATCACCTGTTCTTTATGCGGGATCGTGACATTGACACCACGATAGCCCAATGCCACAATCCCCCGAACTGCCGCTTCCAATTGACCCGGATGAACATGCAGTGGCATATACATTCCATTCACTCCTGCAGCCTGCAGGGCCGCATTGTGCATTGCCGGTGATTTGGAATGAGCAATAGGATCACCCATAACGCCAAGCAACACGGGAAATGAAGGGTTGAATTTGTTCCGCTCAGACATAGGTCCGCCTCCAATCCGCTCTGATGTACAGGTTCTGAGATTACATTAGATTAAGGATGGACGGATCTGTACACGAATGCCCTTTGGAGCATGCACAGCAACAAGTGCTCCAATATCGCCATTCACCTTAATCCAGCCCAGACCCGAGATGAATACATCCGATTGACTGCCGCGTTTGATGCGGAATTCATGTCTGGTCCATTCAGCCATCTCTGCTGCATCCTCACGGGTTGGCGGAGACAACAATTCTCCCAGGTGGTCGCGGTACAGATCATCTGCACGCTCCAGCTTCGTCCGGTGAATATCTAGCGCAGTGCTGATAAAACAAGTAAACGACTGGCGATCACCTTCCACAAAGTCAAATCGAGCCATGCCGCCGAAGAACAGCGTCTGACCGGAATTCAACTGATACACAGCCGGTTTAAGCGGTTTTTCCGGCATGATGGCAGCGAGATCCTTACGTGAAACAATCTCGCTGAAACGCCATGGATACACGATTCCAGGCGTATCAATAATATATTTTCCATCATCCAGCGGAATGTTCACCATATCCAGCGTTGTTCCCGGATAACGGGATGTGGTCAGCTCCTGTTCCAGATCGCTGTAATCACGAATCAGACGGTTAATCAGTGTGGATTTACCCACATTGGTACCGCCAACCACGTACACGTCACGATCTTCGCGATACGTTCCTACAAGCTCAAGCAGTCGGTCGAAGCCCTGATTTTGCTTTGCACTGCACAAGACTACATCCACGGTACGCAAACCCTGTTCTTTGGCTTGCTTCTGTACCCAGTTGCGAACCTTGTTCCAGTTGGTTACTTTCGGAAGCAAGTCCGTTTTGTTCACAGCAAGCAATACCGGATTGTTGCCTACAAAACGTTGCAGACCGGAGATAATGCTGCCATCAAAGTCAAACAAATCAACGATATGGATGACAAGTGCATCCTTATCCCCGATTTTGCTAAGCAGCGCCAGGAATTCGTCCTGATCCACCGTAACGGATGATGACTCATTGTAGTTTTTGATGCGGAAACAGCGCTGGCATATAACCGGTTCACGATCCAATGCCTTCTCGGGGATAAACCCTGGTAATTCCGAATTTTCTGTTTGCAGATGCACGCCACATCCGCTGCACCTTACGGCAAGATTGCCGTTATGCGGTTCTGTCATTTCTTCTTTTCCTCCTCAAGCCATAAGCCTTTCCTGCGTAAACTCGTTAGAGCAATCCGTTCAACGCGTCGATTGAAGCGGGTCATAAAACCTTCGTCCCCAATGGAGATTGGTAGTACCAGAACGGTATATAACCCCATTCGGTTCCCTCCATAAACGTCCGTAAGCATCTGATCACCTACTACAATCGTGTTCTCAGGAGATAACTCCATCATTTTAATTGCTCTACGAAACGGTACATTCGATGGTTTGCGTGCACTATGCACAAACTGGATATCCAGCGGGGTCGCAAACAGGGATACACGATTCAAATTGTTATTTGACACAATCATCAGCTTGAAACCCGCCTCTTTCACACGTGCAAACCATTCAATCAGTTCGGGCGTAGCGTCAGCGGCTTTGGCTCCAACGAGTGTGTTATCCAGATCAGTTATAATTCCACGGTAGCCTTGAGCGTACAGCTCTTCCAGATTAATGTCAAAAACCGTGTCTACACGCAGCTTGGGCATTAACATTTTAAACAAAGAAGTCACCTCAGTTTCATACGACACACTATATCACAAATCCGTCTTTCCTGAAAATGCATACAGCGCCTGATGGCATAGGAAAAAAGGAAAAACGGGACGGGCAACAACTATGCCCGTTCCGCTTTCAGTTCCTTCCGCAGCTTCAAGGCGGTCTGATAGACGCCCTTCCAGTCGTCGGCAGTTACGGACGCTGGACTGTAACGAGTCTGTTCAAACTTCGTGAGAAGCTCATGCAATGTTGCTTCTGCAGCAGGTTTTGCCTGGCTCCAGCGGGTTACCGATTCACGAAGTGTCTCGTCTCCGCTCCGGGTCAACCCTTTGCGTTTCACATACTGAATCCAACGCTCGGTCTCTGCCACTACCTTCTGTTCAGGGGTGAGCGGTCCACCTGTCCGTAAACGAAGCAGGAAGAATCGCATGGAGAAACGATTACGCCAGAACATATATGCTACCCACAATACAATAATGGCTCCTGCAGCCCAGATAACAAAAGTCGGGATGGCAGACGATGTCTGCTCAGGTGCAGGGGTCTGCTCTTCCTCTTGTACCGGCTCCTCTTCTGGCTCTTCTTCAGGCTCATCTACAGGTTGTACATCAGGCTGTTCCGTCAGCAGCGGCATATCAAAGCCCGGCGTTGCTTCAACAGGAATCCAGCCATACTCACCAAAATAGACCTCTGCCCAGGAGTGTGCATCTGCATTGGTAACGGTGTAGGTCGTCTCAATCTCCGCGCCAGGTTGACGTGGAGCCTGCATGTCCGAGTTCAGGGACAATTGTCCAGGCGCATAACCTTTAACCCACCTTGCAGGAATGCCCTCCGAGCGCGCCATCATCACCAGCGCAGTGGAGAAGTAGTCACAGTAGCCTTCCATAATATCGAACAGGAAACCTTCCACAAAGTCGCTGCTTACTTTTCGAGATAAATCCGGATTGTTCGTGTATTCAAAATTAGTTTGTAAATAGTTTTGCAGTAATGCCACTTTTTCATACGGAGTATTCGCAGATGCCGTTATCTCGGCTGCCAGATCTGACACCCGGTCAGGGAAACGGGATGGTAACTGCAAGTACATATCATCTGCCGGATTACTGTTATACAGATCTTCAAATGACTTTGTACGAAGCTCATCTTCCACAATCACAGGGGCTTCCGATACGATAGTATATGTCTTGGGATACTGTGGTTGTTGACGATCTGTCACCACATGCAGTTCCGCCTGTTCGGAATTCCACAACATCCGTTCCGTTCTGTCCTCACCATTAATCGAGCTCACTTCGGAGATCGAATAAGCACCAAAGAGAATCGGATAGACATTATCATTCAGCATCGTTACGTTCTGAGTCACTTGTTTGGTATTCACATTACCGGATTCCTGGTTCTCCAGAGGCTGTCCGGCTTCAACATTCTCTGTTGAACCCCGTCCACGGTCATCCCAGCCTGTGCCTGTATACTCTGCACGTGTCTCACCGCGCCAATAACTGCGCTCATTGGTGGTGACAGACATGACAGGGGT
This window contains:
- a CDS encoding aminoglycoside phosphotransferase family protein, with the protein product MESTYKTRLTSEQLNAIIGQHFSASIQDYKEMVDGWANHAYLITLSDAQRVVLKIAPSASTNLMRCEQDLMIAEVEALRLITELQDVPVPQVLAYDDSLTMASARYFIMEYMSGTPYNQVKDQYSADEQEAIEHQLGRYNRRINEIKGEKFGYFSEQKQCYSTWKETFMNLMDDILTDGEEAGITFSIDYPELRRLIEEKLDVLDDVKEPVLVSWDLWDGNVLVDKGRITAIIDFERSLWADPLMEHYFSHFNYTPGFVKGYGHAITTESELKRRSLYDLYFDLVLRIECAYRQYDNQEHVNWTIHNLEEGIQRFRIT
- a CDS encoding class I SAM-dependent methyltransferase; the protein is MSYRKFAYVYDELMEDMPYPDWIRFARTAWEKHGMPKSVAELGCGTGSITIPLVNSGFEVTGIDLSADMLSVARSKMEATPQGHRLYREGSVRWVQQDMREWRVPEPVDSVISFCDCVNYLLEQEDVIRTFQRTYEMLKPDGTFLFDVHHPNTLIRYDEEQPFVLDERSVSYIWTCDLDQDRCEIEHHLSIFSRVDDGNKDMYQRFEEVHVQRAYNPDWMKLELSKAGFRDVKVYADFEWKEAGDSAQRLFYVAVK
- a CDS encoding S1-like domain-containing RNA-binding protein — translated: MSLIAGTVVSLPVSREVSPFGFFLTTGSEDVLLHYTELTRDIKIGETLEVFVFFDTEDRLAVTMKKPYLMLGEMARLVVADVHPRLGCFLEMGLGRQLLLPIRELPELEELRPQVGDEVFVIMEHDKQGRLRAKLAGERELSPLSFHAPTSWLNEWVEATVYKPLQMGTFVLVEGGVLGFGAIGMIHSSERSHMLRLGEKVKCRVTLVREDGRVNLAMTQLKQVGRNEDADKLLAFMKERPMGGMPYSDATPPDIIKQRFGISKSAFKRALGKLMKDGLVVQKESWTYLSESAPADQSEDK
- the rsfS gene encoding ribosome silencing factor, translating into MTVSSKELMNMAVAAADDKKASNIVALDLINVSLVADYFVICHGNSDTQVQAIATEIRKQAHAAGATIKGIEGMDSARWVLMDMGDVVVHIFHRDEREYYNIERLWSDAKVVETV
- the yqeK gene encoding bis(5'-nucleosyl)-tetraphosphatase (symmetrical) YqeK; this translates as MGLSREELIQAVSGQMPEKRWKHTLGVMESAVMLANKYGADPVKADLAAILHDVAKYWPVAEMEAVIRDNGLNQELLQHDKQLWHSEVGAFVAERDYGVLDSEVINAIRWHTSGRVGMSLLDKVVCLADYIEPGRDFPGVEHIREQAERSLEEGLIAGFDSTISLLISQRRVIYPLTMLSRNDLIARL
- a CDS encoding nicotinate-nucleotide adenylyltransferase, coding for MKIGIMGGTFDPIHMGHLLAAEAARDSHALDEIWFMPSHVPPHKRGAGASGQQRLDMTEAAVKGVQQYEVLGIEMELGGVSYTIDTMKELWRRHPEHEFYFIIGADMVNYLPKWEQIEELAERLTFIGVGRPGFQLHLDDLPDELQDRVLLAEMPLVDISSTAVRRRLAKGHSVRFMIPDEVHQYIVRSGLYGTKP
- the yhbY gene encoding ribosome assembly RNA-binding protein YhbY, which translates into the protein MLNGKQKRFLRSQAHHLTPVFQIGKGGTNEHLFRHIEDAIEKRELMKVQVLNNNDEDRKEMAEEVARETGSELVQLIGNTIILYKESRDNKQIELPR
- the aroE gene encoding shikimate dehydrogenase; amino-acid sequence: MSERNKFNPSFPVLLGVMGDPIAHSKSPAMHNAALQAAGVNGMYMPLHVHPGQLEAAVRGIVALGYRGVNVTIPHKEQVMQYLDVIDESARLIGAVNTIVNESGTLTGYNTDGIGYVRSLKEEAVPELAGKRIAVLGAGGAARGVIYALALEKPEQIHILNRTADRAVALASDLRGHGLGEISGSGMEDAATVLATADIVINTTAAGMHPHVDDVPVDPALIREGAAVSDLIYNPLETRLLRESRMRGCTVHGGLGMFVYQGAVAFEHWLGIPAPVETMRRAVLNSFEV
- the yqeH gene encoding ribosome biogenesis GTPase YqeH gives rise to the protein MTEPHNGNLAVRCSGCGVHLQTENSELPGFIPEKALDREPVICQRCFRIKNYNESSSVTVDQDEFLALLSKIGDKDALVIHIVDLFDFDGSIISGLQRFVGNNPVLLAVNKTDLLPKVTNWNKVRNWVQKQAKEQGLRTVDVVLCSAKQNQGFDRLLELVGTYREDRDVYVVGGTNVGKSTLINRLIRDYSDLEQELTTSRYPGTTLDMVNIPLDDGKYIIDTPGIVYPWRFSEIVSRKDLAAIMPEKPLKPAVYQLNSGQTLFFGGMARFDFVEGDRQSFTCFISTALDIHRTKLERADDLYRDHLGELLSPPTREDAAEMAEWTRHEFRIKRGSQSDVFISGLGWIKVNGDIGALVAVHAPKGIRVQIRPSLI
- a CDS encoding YqeG family HAD IIIA-type phosphatase; amino-acid sequence: MFKMLMPKLRVDTVFDINLEELYAQGYRGIITDLDNTLVGAKAADATPELIEWFARVKEAGFKLMIVSNNNLNRVSLFATPLDIQFVHSARKPSNVPFRRAIKMMELSPENTIVVGDQMLTDVYGGNRMGLYTVLVLPISIGDEGFMTRFNRRVERIALTSLRRKGLWLEEEKKK
- a CDS encoding transglutaminase domain-containing protein, giving the protein MSTKGNESIAGKRSWYHAASLLWIFLIGMQWISFTQESWYTETTSLVLWTLAAVSVLEVILPFKTMYRAIIKAVVVGYILHKTLIDYTVYIPYGSLTDRAEQFILHMTPYIWFSLCAWVMLEAALRLVTTTRRILVFLGVNIISMGILDSFTQIPLWIEIAWVMFAGMGWLVCQHFRNYQLQYPQGWKRIIRYPYKVLANIAIIFSLIIVASVNMPEIPPTLTDPYTAWRNYTGTSTNQAGNGNLDIPAATESGYSREDNQLGGGFNFDYTPVMSVTTNERSYWRGETRAEYTGTGWDDRGRGSTENVEAGQPLENQESGNVNTKQVTQNVTMLNDNVYPILFGAYSISEVSSINGEDRTERMLWNSEQAELHVVTDRQQPQYPKTYTIVSEAPVIVEDELRTKSFEDLYNSNPADDMYLQLPSRFPDRVSDLAAEITASANTPYEKVALLQNYLQTNFEYTNNPDLSRKVSSDFVEGFLFDIMEGYCDYFSTALVMMARSEGIPARWVKGYAPGQLSLNSDMQAPRQPGAEIETTYTVTNADAHSWAEVYFGEYGWIPVEATPGFDMPLLTEQPDVQPVDEPEEEPEEEPVQEEEQTPAPEQTSSAIPTFVIWAAGAIIVLWVAYMFWRNRFSMRFFLLRLRTGGPLTPEQKVVAETERWIQYVKRKGLTRSGDETLRESVTRWSQAKPAAEATLHELLTKFEQTRYSPASVTADDWKGVYQTALKLRKELKAERA